The genomic DNA TAAAGACATCGCAAATGCACCGATGCTCAGTTTAGTCTATGGGTTAGTTTTTACCCTAATACCTGCCGCGATTATGTTTTTTGTATACAGGTTCGACACGCATTTGGTTATTTTACCTGCCGTGGTTGGTTTTGCATTAGTTGGACCTGCATTTGCTGCTGGCTTGTATGACGTTGCGTGGGAGCTAGAAAAAGGCCATAAGCCAACACTACTGCACAGCTTAAAATCAATGTTCAGGAATCCCGCTGGGGAGTGGGGGTTTGCCGTTTTACTCATGGTGATCATGATAGTTTGGATGCGATTGGCAGCGCTTATTCATGCTTTATACCCTAATGTGGTTAATCCTAGCTTTGAACAGCTATCTGCTTTTTTAACATTGGGTAGTATTGTCGGTGGAATACTCCTAGTCACTGTTTTCGCCATTTCAGCATTCGCGCCTCAAATAATGATGGAGCGTCGTGTAGATATCATGACTGCGGTTATTTCTTCTATTAATGCAGTAAAAAATAATGTAGGCGCCATGATTGTCTGGGCTGCATTAATTTTGTGTTTAGTGTTTGTCGGTTTTATTACAGGCACGGCTGGCTTTATTGTAATCATGCCATTACTTAGTTATGCCAGCTGGCATGCATACATAGCCGTTATTAAAACTAAGAAGCCAAGAGGCTACGAATAATGAGTATTCACTCTGATTGAATATTAATTTAACGCAGCAACTTAAAGGGTTGCTGCAAAGTTTGACTTTAAAATTCCCCATGTTATATCTGCCAAAAGCAAGGTGCTTATGCTCGAGATAAGCCAGCAAAACCCTTCTGTTTTGAAAAAGAAATTCAATTATATCAATTGCTTGTCTTTTCAGGTTTTATTATCTTTTACCTTTGATTGAGTTGAACATAATCAAAAGTAGAGGAGAGTGTAATTTTTTGAATTACGCATGAATATGCAGATACTTACCAGCGGAGTGAAAATGAGTAACACACAAAAAGCGTTCCATGAAAAATTAAGCCAGTGTTTATGTCCACCAGGTGATGGTGTTTTTACCGTTAATACGGCAAAGGAACGAAAAGATGCATTACGTACAAAGCTTTATGGGCAAACTGATAACGTTGATGTGCTTTGGAAGGAGTCACTTGAAACACTGGCTGATTCTGATCACAAAGCGGTAATTTTGGGTATTAGCTCTGATTGTGGTGGTGGTATTTTACGAGGCGCCAACTGGGGCCCGTTATTCTTACGTTCAACCTTAATCGACCAACAGCCACAAGCACGTGCTTTTGATCTTGGTGATGTACGTGTTATCCCTCACTTACTACACGATAAATATTTAAACGATGCGACAATCACTAACTGTCAAAAGGCGCTGTACGCAGACGAAAACAGTGAGTACCATGTATCACCTTTGTCGATTACAGAAGATGTGTGTGATGGTTTTTACGCTAACTACCCAGACAAAGGAATTTTCGGTATTGGCGGTGACCATTCAATTAGTTACCCGCTAACAAAAGCATATTTAAAGGCAAAACGTGATGCAGGCAAACGCACGGCAATTATTCACTTTGATGCACATACTGACTTATTAGTTGAGCGCTTAGGTATTGATTTATGTTTTGGCTCATGGTGTACACATATTCTTGAGTATTTACCTTCACCGCGTAATTTAATTCAGTTTGGTATTCGTTCGAGTGGTAAACCGAAAGAGCATTGGGAATCAACGTTTGGTGTTAAACAGCATTGGGCTCATGAAATCTTAGAACGCGGCGCGCAAGCTGTCGCTGATGAAGTAATTGCACAACTTAAAGCCGATAACATTGATGAGCTGTATGTTAGCTTTGATATTGACGCATTAGATGAAAGCTTTGCCTCAGCCACCGGCACGCCTGAAGCCGGCGGACTAACGCCGCAGCATGCACTTGATATCTTAGTTGCTATTGCTGATGAGTTTCCGATCACGGGGGCGGATATGATGGAAATAGCGCCATTTACAGATAGCTCTTTAATTGGCCAAACAAGTTCTGAGACAACGCTTCGTGAAGGGGCAAAGATTTCAGCTTTCTTAATTAACGCTATAAATAAGTAACTGGTTTAGGTGAAAGGCGTAGTTTGCCTTTCACCTATCATTGGGTACTTCAAATTTTATTTCCAAATCTTACACTTCAGACTATATTTATATAAAAAATAATTATAACTTTTTGGTATGGTCAATTTATGCTCAAACCTATTATTCTGTCACTTGCTATGTTGTTGCAACCTTGCTTTGCAGCAATCACCGTTGTGACAGAAAATCTTCCTAGTTTTCAATATCAGAATGCGCAAGGTGTTCTTGTAGGGACTGTGGTTGAAGAAGTAACTAACGCTTTAAAGAAAAGTGGTGTTGAGTATACGTTATCAGTAAATTCATGGCCCATATCATATAATGCCGCCTTACGAGATGAAAAAACGTGTATATTCTCCATCGCTAGATTACCAAGCAGAGAAGATAAGTTTAGCTGGGTTGCAAAGCTAGGTAATTTCACAGCTTCTTTTTATAGTTTTAAGTCACAACAGGTTAAAATTGAAAACCTAGAGCAAGCAAAAAAATACCGAATAGCAGTCTTAAAAGACAACTACAGCCACGTATATTTGTCTGAACGCGGTTTTAATGAACAAAATCAGCTTATTTTGCTAGATAGCTTTGAGAACATTTATGATGTTCTCAAAAGCCGCCGCTCTAGCATTGATATGGTTGTGCTTAGCGATGAACAATTCAATTATGAGCTTAAAAAAGATAAAACCCTTTCATTGCTAAAAGCTATTTATAAAATTCCTACCGATTATCAAGATTTGTACTTTGCTTGTAATAAAAATCTTGAAAGCACCACCTTAGAAAAATTAACTAACGCCTTTTCATCGAACCAAGCAAAATAGGCTTGTTGATTATAGTAAACTAGCTATAATCAGCTGCTTTTTGAACAATTTTGCTAATCCAAATAACCGATTTTCTAGTGTTAAACATTTTAAATGTAGGCCAGTTTAATCAGGTAACTCAGCGTGAAAACGTGCAAAAAGTATTATGCATTGAAAAATTCAATGCGCCTGTTTTTTTAGGAGTTTTAAAATGAGTGATCTGCTCGTTATTGTTTTCTTAATTTTCATAAGTGCATTATTTGCGATGAGCGAAATTGCCATTGCAGCTTCACGGAAAATTAAATTACGAGTCATGGTTGATGAAGGGAATAACAAAGCCCAAGCGGTTCTCGCTTTACAGGAAAACCCAGGGGCATTTTTTGCAATGATTCAAATTTCTTTGAACGCGATTGCAATTCTTGGTGGTATTGTCGGTGAGCAGGCATTGTCGCCTTATATAGAGCAAATCCTTGTGATGATTTACCAAGGTCCTTTGCTTAGTCAAATTAGTTTTTTGATTTCGTTTTTAAGTATTACTTCTTTATTTATTTTATTTGCTGATTTATTACCAAAACGTTTAGCGATGATTATGCCTGAAGCTGTCGCTGTCAGAGTTGTGTCAATTATGCGTTGGGTCACATTTGCTTTAACGCCGTTTGTTATGTTTTTTAATGGCACAACGAATGTTATCTTGCGTGCCTTTAAGGTGCCTGCTGAACGTGAGGATATTGTTACTACCGAAGATATTGTTGCGATGATGGAAGCGGGTGCTGAATATGGCAGTCTTCAGCAGCAAGAATATCAATTGATTGGTAATGTGTTTGATTTAGAAGCGCGCTTTTTATCCAGTGTGATGACACCAAGGGATCAGATTGTTTATTTTGATGTTAGAGCAGATGCACAAGAGGTTGCTACAAAAATTATTGAGCATCCACATAATCACTTTTTAGTCTGTGACGGTAGTTTAGATAAATTAATTGGCTCTGTTGAGTCTAAAGATATCCTTCGTAAAGTGCTCAAAGGGCAAAACGCTGAAATTGATAGCGAACTTATTACTCGTGATGTCTTCTACTTACCAGAAACCTTGAGTCTTTCAGAAGCACTTAATACCTTTAAAAAAGCGGCAGAACCATTTGCGGTTGTAGTAAATGAGTATGCGCTAATGGTGGGGATTGTCACTGTTAAAGATTTAATGAAAGGGTTTATGGGCGACTTGATCACTCACCAAGGTGAAGAGCTCATTATTAAACGTGATAACTCCTCTTGGCTGGTGGATGGCCTTACACCCGTAGTTGAACTCGCTAAGGTTCTTGAGATTGAAGAGTTTCCTGAGCAATCTCATTATGAAACTGTCGCAGGATTTTTGATCTACACCATGAAACGTTTACCTAAGCGGGCAGAATTTATCAATTTTGCCGGATACAAGTTTGAAATAGTTGATGTTGAGGGCGTGAAAATCGAACAGTTAATTGTTTCACGAGTGACTGAAAGTGAAGGCGCGTAAGCGCCTTCGTCATT from Pseudoalteromonas sp. N1230-9 includes the following:
- a CDS encoding hemolysin family protein, with amino-acid sequence MSDLLVIVFLIFISALFAMSEIAIAASRKIKLRVMVDEGNNKAQAVLALQENPGAFFAMIQISLNAIAILGGIVGEQALSPYIEQILVMIYQGPLLSQISFLISFLSITSLFILFADLLPKRLAMIMPEAVAVRVVSIMRWVTFALTPFVMFFNGTTNVILRAFKVPAEREDIVTTEDIVAMMEAGAEYGSLQQQEYQLIGNVFDLEARFLSSVMTPRDQIVYFDVRADAQEVATKIIEHPHNHFLVCDGSLDKLIGSVESKDILRKVLKGQNAEIDSELITRDVFYLPETLSLSEALNTFKKAAEPFAVVVNEYALMVGIVTVKDLMKGFMGDLITHQGEELIIKRDNSSWLVDGLTPVVELAKVLEIEEFPEQSHYETVAGFLIYTMKRLPKRAEFINFAGYKFEIVDVEGVKIEQLIVSRVTESEGA
- a CDS encoding DUF2189 domain-containing protein, which gives rise to MPASSSMSKHQQFARCLQSTQISAMAPFHWLALAFKDIANAPMLSLVYGLVFTLIPAAIMFFVYRFDTHLVILPAVVGFALVGPAFAAGLYDVAWELEKGHKPTLLHSLKSMFRNPAGEWGFAVLLMVIMIVWMRLAALIHALYPNVVNPSFEQLSAFLTLGSIVGGILLVTVFAISAFAPQIMMERRVDIMTAVISSINAVKNNVGAMIVWAALILCLVFVGFITGTAGFIVIMPLLSYASWHAYIAVIKTKKPRGYE
- a CDS encoding arginase family protein, yielding MSNTQKAFHEKLSQCLCPPGDGVFTVNTAKERKDALRTKLYGQTDNVDVLWKESLETLADSDHKAVILGISSDCGGGILRGANWGPLFLRSTLIDQQPQARAFDLGDVRVIPHLLHDKYLNDATITNCQKALYADENSEYHVSPLSITEDVCDGFYANYPDKGIFGIGGDHSISYPLTKAYLKAKRDAGKRTAIIHFDAHTDLLVERLGIDLCFGSWCTHILEYLPSPRNLIQFGIRSSGKPKEHWESTFGVKQHWAHEILERGAQAVADEVIAQLKADNIDELYVSFDIDALDESFASATGTPEAGGLTPQHALDILVAIADEFPITGADMMEIAPFTDSSLIGQTSSETTLREGAKISAFLINAINK
- a CDS encoding substrate-binding periplasmic protein — protein: MLKPIILSLAMLLQPCFAAITVVTENLPSFQYQNAQGVLVGTVVEEVTNALKKSGVEYTLSVNSWPISYNAALRDEKTCIFSIARLPSREDKFSWVAKLGNFTASFYSFKSQQVKIENLEQAKKYRIAVLKDNYSHVYLSERGFNEQNQLILLDSFENIYDVLKSRRSSIDMVVLSDEQFNYELKKDKTLSLLKAIYKIPTDYQDLYFACNKNLESTTLEKLTNAFSSNQAK